In a single window of the Euleptes europaea isolate rEulEur1 chromosome 4, rEulEur1.hap1, whole genome shotgun sequence genome:
- the RIOK2 gene encoding serine/threonine-protein kinase RIO2 — MGKLNVTLLRYLSRDHFRVLTAVEMGMKNHEIVPPSLVASIASLKHGGCNKILRELAKHKLLAYEQTKTVQGYRLTNGGYDYLALKTLSSRQVISSVGNQMGVGKESDIYIVANEEEEQLALKLHRLGRTSFRNLKNKRDYHKHRHKMSWLYLSRLAAMKEFAYMKALHDRKFPVPKPCDYNRHAIVMELVSGHPLCQVHQLEDPASLYNELMELIVKLANYGLIHGDFNEFNLMLDNEDRITMIDFPQMVSTSHPNAEWYFDRDVKCIRDFFVKRFNYESELYPTFMDIRKECSLDVEIAASGYTKEMQEDDELLYPAGRDDEGHKAEFSPPVQDAEGKRNLYSGTDQETERDFTDEVEDAVEDRFSEPEDPTSEEDSTNESEQSLDLKELCCALQPVEGQVIASEGRAKAVSSVIDFSEDKKKMEKSTKIEDQIGQGEDPVDKENEDECPDLVDLSTLNREFRPFRDNESTSHISDHRTRTTSVTSVGSAGSRSTIPPELVKQKIKRQLSKQQKAALRRRLQKGEANVYTRQHREHMQNIKCSVDAASFWG, encoded by the exons ATGGGGAAGCTGAACGTCACTTTGCTCCGGTACCTTTCCCGGGACCACTTTCGGGTACTGACTGCG GTGGAAATGGGCATGAAGAACCATGAAATAGTTCCTCCAAGCTTGGTTGCCTCTATTGCCAGTTTAAAACATGGAGGGTGTAACAAAATTCTGCGAGAATTAGCAAAGCACAAACTCTTGGCTTATGAACAAACCAAAA CTGTCCAAGGTTATCGATTAACTAACGGAGGATATGAttaccttgccttgaaaacactttcTTCTCGTCAAGTTATCAGTTCTGTTGGAAACCAGATGGGTGTTGGCAAAGAATCAG ATATTTATATTGTTGCAAACGAAGAGGAGGAACAGCTTGCCCTGAAGTTGCATAGGCTTGGAAGGACATCATTTCGGAACTTGAAAAACAAACGGGACTATCACAAGCACAGGCACAAGATGTCATGGCTGTACCTGTCGCGTCTTGCTGCGATGAAGGAATTTGCCTATATGAAG GCGTTACATGATAGAAAATTTCCTGTTCCAAAACCCTGTGACTACAATAGACATGCAATAGTAATGGAACTTGTCAGCGGCCATCCTTT GTGTCAAGTGCATCAGCTTGAAGATCCTGCATCACTATACAACGAGTTAATGGAATTAATTGTGAAGCTTGCCAACTATGGCCTGATTCATGGTGACTTCAATGAGTTCAATCTCATGCTGGATAACGAGGATCGGATCACGATGATCGATTTCCCACAGATGGTGTCAACCTCTCACCCAAACGCTGAATG GTACTTTGACAGAGACGTGAAATGTATTCGTGACTTCTTTGTGAAACGCTTCAATTATGAAAGTGAACTCTATCCAACTTTCATGGATATCAG GAAGGAATGTTCTCTTGATGTAGAAATTGCAGCCAGTGGTTACACTAAAGAAATGCAGGAAGATGATGAACTGCTTTACCCAGCTGGCCGTGATGATGAGGGTCATAAAGCTGAGTTTTCTCCACCTGTACAAGATGCGGAAGGGAAAAGGAACTTATATAGTGGAACAGATCAAGAAACGGAAAGAGACTTCACAGATGAAGTGGAAGATGCCGTTGAAGACCGGTTCTCTGAACCTGAAGATCCAACCAGTGAAGAAGACAGTACCAATGAAAGTGAGCAAAGTTTAGATTTGAAGGAGCTTTGCTGTGCCTTACAACCAGTTGAAGGGCAAGTTATTGCTTCAGAAGGCAGAGCAAAAGCTGTGAGCTCTGTAATTGATTTTTCAGAGgataaaaagaaaatggaaaaatcCACCAAAATTGAGGATCAGATAGGTCAAGGAGAAGATCCTGTTGACAAAGAGAATGAAGACGAATGCCCTGATCTGGTTGACTTGTCAACATTAAACCGAGAATTCAGGCCTTTCAG AGATAATGAGAGCACGTCTCACATCAGTGACCACAGAACAAGAACGACGAGTGTCACTTCAGTTGGCAGTGCCGGCAGTCGCTCAACAATTCCTCCG